DNA sequence from the Synergistaceae bacterium genome:
TGCCCTGGACAAACGCATCGGGGTCATGGATACCTCCGCCTTTTTACTGTGCATGGAGAATAAGATCCCCATTCTGGTGATGAACATCTTAAAGCAGGGCAACTTGGTGTCTCTGCTTGTAAAAGACGAGCAAATTGGTACAATCGTCTGTGATTGAATCTGTGATTGAAACTGTGGTTCCACGAACCAGCGAGGGCGAGGGCAAGGGCGAGTTGAACAGAACGTCAAAACGCTTTCGTGAAATTGTGGAGAGATCGTGAAGGGAGGACTTGTGATGCCAAAGACCGTGGTAAAAAGTTTGCGGGAAAAGATGGACAAGGCTCTGGAATTTTTAGGCGGAGAATACCTGGCGATACGCACGGGGCGCGCGCATCCGGGGCTAGTCTCCGATATCAAGGTGGACTACTACGGTAACCAAACGCCTCTGAAGCAAATGGCCAACATCACGATTCCCGAAAGCCGTAAAATCCAGATTTTACCTTTCGACCGCGGCAGCTTGAAGGCGGTGGAAAAGGCGATTTTAGCGTCTAACCTGGGCATCACGCCCCAGAATGATGGGGAATCCGTCCGTTTGACCCTACCAGAGTTGACGAGAGAGCGCCGTCAGGATTTAGTAAAGCTCGTGAGCAAAAAGGCGGAAGAAGCCAAGGTCGTCATGCGCAACCAGCGCCGAGACGCCGTCGAAGCGCTGAAAAAAATGGAAAAAGACTCCAAGATCACGGAGGATGACCTGAAAAAATTCAGTAAAGACGTTCAAGACATTACAGATGATTTTATCAAGAAAATAGACGACGCTTTTAAGGTGAAAGAAAAGGAAATTTTGGAGGAATAGCGCGGGGAAGTAGGGAAAATAGGGGAAATAGACGGGAAACAAATGGAGGAGAAACACGTAGGAACCAAATATGAACTTCAATATAATCCTCAAGAGCAGGTGATGTCGCGTGGAAGAACCTAATATCTATAACTCGCCCGATTACGAAATTTTCAAGCAAAAGCTGCGTAAGATTATCGATTTGGACTTAAATTCTTATAAGAACCAGATCCATCGGCGGGTACATATGCTGAAAGATCGTTGGAACGTCAAAACCTACGATGATTATTTCAGCATGATCAAAAACGACGACAAGAAGCTCCGGGAGTTTTTGGACTACCTGACTATCAACGTTTCGGAGTTCTTCCGCAACGACAGGCAGTGGTGGAAGTTGCGCGACCAGATCATCCCTGAGATGATCGGAAAACGGGGACACAAACGCCTCAAGTTATGGAGCGCCGGGTGCGCCACGGGAGAAGAACCCTACTCTTTGGCAATTTTATCATCCGTTTGCGGCCTAGACTCTACTATTTCCGTGCTGGCCTGCGACATCGACCAGGGAGCCTTGGCAATCGCGCAGAAAGGGCAGTATTTGAAGCGGCAACTCCTGAACGCCCCCCCTGATTACCTCCACAAGTACTTCACCACTTCCGACGGGGGGGAAACTTATCAGGTTAACGCCGAAATCAAGCGCCGAGTGACATGGAAGCGTTTCAACATGATCGACGACGCTTTTGGATCGGGGTTCGACATCATCCTCTGCCGCAACGTGGTTATCTATTTTACGCCGGAGACGAAGGAGGCCCTTTACGTGAAATTTTACAACGCTTTGGCTCCGGGAGGGTATTTCCTGGTTGGTTCTACCGAACAGATTTTTGAGTATAAGAAAATAGGTTTCGAGAACGCGGGACCGTTTTTGTACGTGCGGAAATAGGGTAGCGAAAAAACCGGCGAGCGCACGTAACACCTACGACTCCCCTCGCGTCGGGGAGTTGTTTATTTTTATTTCGTTCCGAAGGCGAGCCGTTGGGTCGAGGGTTTTATCAGCGTGTTATCATCATGTACTGTTTAAATTGTAAGTACTGTTTAAATTGTAAGTTTATTGTTAAAATTAAAAAAGAATTTAAAAATCTGAAGACAAGACAGGTGGGAAGCTCCCAGTGCGAAAGTTGCTTGCCTTCATCTTGATAGGTGTTTTGGGCCTGTCAAACGGGAATTCACGCGCTTCTGCGGCCGAGAAAAAACCCGTTTCCTACTTCAAGGATGTAGAGGTTCTGTTTTTGCAGGATCATACTTTTGGGGTTTTTGAGGTAGCCAGACGCTACGCCGGCGATTTTCAGCCTATTTCCGGGAAGGGCATCCGTTTTTGGAACCCGGAGGAATCGTTGTGGATTCGTATTCCCATGTCGAAGTTGCGGGAGGCTCAGGAGGCCTTTTTCGGCGAGAGCACCGTCCTCATTCTGTGGAACGAGTACGTGTCAGTCGTCGATTTTTTCCTACCTGTCGCTCCCGGAGAGTTCAAGCATTGGGTTCACGGCTTGGACACGCCCGTCGAGCGACGGAGTTTCCCGTCCCGTTACCCTTCTTTCCGACTGGAAGATGGCTATGATGAAGGCTACGCCTATTTAAACGTAAGCTCGGCCATTCCCGTCGCTTTTGGGCTCGCGGTACAGGAAGAACAGGGTTTTCAAGGAATGTTCGTCGACTATTTGACGCAGTACATGGCTTTCTTCAGTTTCCTGGCGGCATTGGCCTTGACTTATCTCTTTTTTTATTTCATGACGGGGGACTGGGGTTACTTCATCGTCGTGCTGCGTCAGTTGATGACGTTCGTTTTTCTTTTCGCCTTCCACGGGTATCTTCAGTATTATTTCCACCTTTCGCCCCGGATCGTCGATGCTATTTACTGGCCAGCCTTAGGGTTACATTGCGTCATGACATCGTTCTTTGGCAAATACCTGTTGCAACTGGACATCGTACCTAAATGGCTTCGTAAGCTGATATTCGTCCAAACCCTGACGGCAGCTTCAATGATCATCTTCGCTTTGAGTGGGCTGCGCCAGTTGACGGGGATAGCGGTGGTGCTCTCCGCTCTGATGGAGGTGGCATCCATCACATTCATGGGGATTATAAAACTCCGCCAAGGCTATCGCTTGATCCTTTTCTGCGTGCTTTCCAGGATTTCCTTCCTCTTGGGAT
Encoded proteins:
- the frr gene encoding ribosome recycling factor; amino-acid sequence: MPKTVVKSLREKMDKALEFLGGEYLAIRTGRAHPGLVSDIKVDYYGNQTPLKQMANITIPESRKIQILPFDRGSLKAVEKAILASNLGITPQNDGESVRLTLPELTRERRQDLVKLVSKKAEEAKVVMRNQRRDAVEALKKMEKDSKITEDDLKKFSKDVQDITDDFIKKIDDAFKVKEKEILEE
- a CDS encoding protein-glutamate O-methyltransferase CheR, coding for MEEPNIYNSPDYEIFKQKLRKIIDLDLNSYKNQIHRRVHMLKDRWNVKTYDDYFSMIKNDDKKLREFLDYLTINVSEFFRNDRQWWKLRDQIIPEMIGKRGHKRLKLWSAGCATGEEPYSLAILSSVCGLDSTISVLACDIDQGALAIAQKGQYLKRQLLNAPPDYLHKYFTTSDGGETYQVNAEIKRRVTWKRFNMIDDAFGSGFDIILCRNVVIYFTPETKEALYVKFYNALAPGGYFLVGSTEQIFEYKKIGFENAGPFLYVRK
- a CDS encoding sensor domain-containing diguanylate cyclase, producing the protein MRKLLAFILIGVLGLSNGNSRASAAEKKPVSYFKDVEVLFLQDHTFGVFEVARRYAGDFQPISGKGIRFWNPEESLWIRIPMSKLREAQEAFFGESTVLILWNEYVSVVDFFLPVAPGEFKHWVHGLDTPVERRSFPSRYPSFRLEDGYDEGYAYLNVSSAIPVAFGLAVQEEQGFQGMFVDYLTQYMAFFSFLAALALTYLFFYFMTGDWGYFIVVLRQLMTFVFLFAFHGYLQYYFHLSPRIVDAIYWPALGLHCVMTSFFGKYLLQLDIVPKWLRKLIFVQTLTAASMIIFALSGLRQLTGIAVVLSALMEVASITFMGIIKLRQGYRLILFCVLSRISFLLGLVFLLLNVLFVWSTHAFEYLSMFSFLLDPIFLALMMIPGTRSRFENYFSIEQQSLCYESLGQRDGMTGLYNKAYFLALLDENLQAALLAKKQLAFIMMDVDYFQKFNDLWGYPEGDKALFSLAKLIRQCLRESDIAARYGGGEFAIILPGGTLPSSVLMAERIRQTFEKQTYMLGKDKAVTLSLGLAFLRAGDTVAMLIQRAGEALDRAKVNGRNRTEFEVAP